A section of the Methanobacterium formicicum DSM 3637 genome encodes:
- a CDS encoding carotenoid biosynthesis protein: MVFKPSINALKDNIIIYLVGEANMISINLLIGSFIVLVTLIVMFLADSLNINKDKGIKILFILFVLTIISLTISYFINSSILLLAGSVYMFAALAFSLLHSSKFVGNKKTLIFFLLAGFSGFISEILCVKYGLFGEYYYYTGTGLLLNLIPLLLPISWAVIIYICYTITNFFIYGFGGEKPRYKHNLLYLVGFLVLLSVIDGMIAVNLDMIMDPVAVSPLVQQWVWVNGGPYFGIPIGNFILWFLITFVSTFIFRLYESFKPGDGKSSHNMGLYAYAPVVYFLYLIQQAAFAIELNHIEYVLIGAATMMPFIILPFLYYVIQKK; this comes from the coding sequence TATTATTATATATTTGGTTGGGGAGGCAAATATGATTTCAATCAATTTATTAATTGGTTCCTTCATTGTGTTAGTAACTCTAATAGTAATGTTCCTGGCAGATTCACTTAACATCAATAAAGATAAGGGAATAAAAATTCTTTTTATCCTGTTTGTGTTAACTATAATAAGTTTAACTATTTCCTACTTTATTAATTCAAGTATATTGCTTCTTGCGGGTTCAGTGTACATGTTTGCAGCACTTGCTTTTTCTTTATTACATTCCTCAAAGTTTGTTGGAAATAAAAAAACATTAATATTCTTCTTATTAGCAGGGTTCAGTGGGTTCATATCAGAAATTTTATGTGTTAAATATGGTTTGTTTGGTGAATACTATTATTACACCGGAACGGGGTTGTTACTTAATCTAATTCCCCTCCTACTACCTATTTCATGGGCAGTGATAATATACATCTGTTATACCATTACCAATTTCTTTATATATGGCTTTGGAGGTGAAAAACCCAGATATAAGCATAATTTATTGTATTTAGTGGGGTTTTTAGTTTTATTGTCTGTTATTGATGGTATGATTGCCGTGAACCTGGACATGATTATGGATCCAGTGGCAGTTTCACCACTGGTTCAACAGTGGGTTTGGGTTAATGGAGGGCCCTACTTTGGCATACCAATAGGAAATTTCATATTATGGTTTTTAATAACATTTGTTTCCACATTTATATTCAGATTATACGAATCATTTAAACCAGGAGATGGAAAATCATCACATAATATGGGGTTGTACGCTTACGCGCCTGTAGTTTACTTTTTATATTTAATACAACAAGCGGCCTTTGCCATAGAACTAAACCATATTGAATATGTTCTAATTGGTGCTGCAACCATGATGCCTTTTATAATACTTCCTTTTTTATATTATGTTATTCAAAAAAAATGA
- a CDS encoding UbiA family prenyltransferase, whose product MLKNISGIYESSRKFPYEQYLITSFPFFAILFMNGFNISFYSLFLLAPFITVMAGLFMYNTICDAPQDPEFKNPITRGDVSEKTVKLSMWACVILSIFLVLLLYKSYVSDIIFILYLFLSFSYSGLRLRFKETIFGPPVASFLLFCAAPLLLLVEFSYFNFSAILLLLGLFIVYFGHEIKHTIIEYDMDKSANCQTFAVVIGKKNSTIIEYLTLIIGFVIILMSINLIVSSSIITVVFGLLALIAIISTILYGHKNNYDINKDTFYNDLPYITTKILYIGYACLILNIPELIIFFIIWILFTDKYL is encoded by the coding sequence ATGTTAAAGAATATTTCAGGAATTTACGAGTCTTCCAGAAAATTTCCCTATGAACAGTATTTAATTACATCGTTCCCATTTTTTGCTATTTTGTTTATGAATGGGTTTAATATTTCATTTTATTCTTTATTTTTATTAGCACCGTTTATAACAGTGATGGCAGGATTATTCATGTATAATACTATCTGTGATGCACCTCAGGATCCGGAATTTAAAAATCCAATAACTCGGGGGGATGTTTCTGAAAAAACTGTAAAATTAAGCATGTGGGCATGTGTAATTTTGTCCATTTTCTTAGTTCTGCTTTTATATAAATCCTACGTATCGGACATAATTTTCATATTATATTTGTTTCTATCTTTTTCCTACAGTGGTTTAAGATTAAGATTTAAAGAAACAATTTTTGGTCCGCCTGTTGCTTCATTCCTCCTATTTTGTGCAGCACCCTTACTCCTACTGGTTGAATTCAGTTATTTCAATTTTTCAGCTATTTTATTATTATTAGGGCTATTCATTGTTTATTTTGGTCATGAAATCAAACATACCATAATAGAATATGACATGGATAAATCCGCAAATTGCCAGACCTTTGCGGTGGTAATTGGGAAAAAGAATTCTACCATAATAGAATACCTAACACTAATAATAGGATTTGTGATCATTTTAATGAGTATCAATTTAATTGTTAGTTCTTCTATTATAACGGTTGTATTCGGTTTATTAGCGTTGATTGCAATTATATCAACCATTTTATATGGTCATAAGAATAATTATGACATAAATAAAGACACTTTTTATAATGATTTGCCCTATATAACTACTAAAATACTTTATATTGGCTATGCTTGTTTAATATTGAATATTCCAGAATTGATAATCTTCTTTATTATCTGGATTTTATTCACAGACAAATATCTGTAA
- a CDS encoding glycosyltransferase has translation MRKMISIICVYNDEEILNRFLLESLKHQTKEYELILLDNRKNHFKSAAEALNHGGMISNGKYLMFVHQDVALCADDTLENFEKILESLPDTGIVGVAGKLNRRGVVTNVMHGDNFKPAGRFQVIEPKKVQTVDEVLIIIPKKVFEDFKFDEAVCDNWHLYSVDYSLSMKKWGLNSYVIPSTVYHKSNGISSYNEEYYRTLKKILKKHKNSYLFIYTTMDNWSTLLSLNFQRKTLWRKFNTFLDIVSENL, from the coding sequence ATGAGAAAAATGATCTCGATTATCTGTGTTTACAATGATGAAGAAATTTTAAACAGATTTTTACTCGAAAGTTTGAAACACCAGACAAAAGAATATGAACTGATTCTTTTAGATAATCGAAAAAATCATTTTAAATCTGCTGCGGAAGCTTTAAACCATGGGGGTATGATTTCCAATGGAAAATATCTGATGTTTGTTCATCAAGACGTGGCTCTGTGTGCAGATGATACACTGGAAAATTTTGAGAAAATATTAGAATCATTACCTGATACTGGAATTGTCGGTGTTGCAGGTAAATTGAACCGTAGAGGAGTGGTGACGAATGTAATGCATGGTGATAATTTCAAACCTGCCGGCAGGTTCCAGGTTATTGAACCAAAAAAAGTTCAAACTGTGGATGAAGTTTTAATAATTATTCCCAAAAAAGTTTTTGAAGATTTTAAATTTGATGAAGCTGTTTGCGATAACTGGCATTTATATTCAGTAGATTACAGTTTAAGTATGAAAAAATGGGGATTAAATTCATATGTTATTCCCAGTACTGTATATCATAAATCCAATGGAATTTCATCTTATAATGAGGAATATTACCGTACATTAAAAAAAATATTGAAAAAACATAAAAATTCTTACCTGTTCATCTACACCACTATGGACAATTGGAGTACTTTATTAAGCTTGAATTTTCAAAGAAAGACATTATGGCGTAAGTTCAACACATTTTTAGATATAGTTTCTGAAAATTTATAA
- a CDS encoding glycosyltransferase family 2 protein — protein sequence MEKLVSIVTLNWNGKEVLLECLESLKKLDYSNYEIIVVDNGSTDGSCEILEENYPEIKLIKNKENLGVARGNNIGIKHSQGDYILLLNNDTIVDSNLIKELLKVLENEKNGGVVGPKIYYYDEPHKIWAAGGGRINWLTGDVRLFGGDEIDLGQYEDITDVDYVSGCALFTRRELFEKIGYLDEIYFAYFEETDWCVRACKEGFRLLYAPQANMWHKVRSSSRTISGFHEYQMTRNMFWFLKKHLDKQHYRNFLIYFFFIKLWYKIGIYLFYDKELKALKPFFKGISDGIK from the coding sequence TTGGAAAAATTGGTTTCAATAGTTACATTAAATTGGAATGGTAAAGAAGTTTTATTGGAGTGTTTGGAATCTCTTAAAAAGTTGGATTACTCCAATTATGAAATTATAGTAGTGGATAATGGTTCAACTGATGGTTCTTGTGAAATTTTAGAAGAGAATTATCCTGAGATTAAATTAATTAAAAATAAAGAGAATTTGGGGGTTGCCAGGGGAAACAATATAGGTATAAAACATTCCCAGGGCGATTATATTTTATTGCTTAATAATGACACTATAGTTGATTCTAATCTGATAAAAGAGCTGTTGAAAGTCCTTGAAAATGAAAAAAATGGGGGTGTTGTGGGTCCTAAAATCTACTATTATGATGAACCCCACAAAATATGGGCTGCTGGTGGTGGGAGAATAAACTGGCTTACTGGTGATGTTAGATTATTTGGAGGAGACGAAATAGACCTGGGACAATATGAAGACATAACCGATGTGGATTATGTTAGTGGATGTGCATTGTTTACCCGGAGGGAATTGTTCGAGAAAATTGGTTATCTCGATGAAATCTATTTTGCTTACTTTGAAGAAACTGATTGGTGTGTACGTGCCTGTAAAGAAGGATTTAGGTTACTGTACGCCCCCCAAGCTAATATGTGGCACAAGGTAAGATCTTCCAGTCGGACCATCAGCGGATTTCATGAATATCAGATGACCCGTAACATGTTCTGGTTTTTGAAAAAACATTTAGATAAACAACATTACAGGAATTTTCTGATCTATTTTTTCTTTATCAAACTATGGTATAAGATAGGGATCTATCTATTCTATGATAAAGAATTAAAAGCGTTAAAACCTTTTTTTAAGGGAATAAGTGATGGAATAAAATAA